Within Metabacillus sp. KUDC1714, the genomic segment TGCTCAAGGGTGGGTTAGTTGTAGCACTATTTCACTTAGTGTATTTTATTCACTAAAGCTACTAAGTTCCTCTTCCCAGAACCCACCTTGAGTTAAAGATATAGCATCAATTTGGAGAAGGCTTTTGGAAACCCAATCTAACAATTCTTTAGATGCGTTTTTTTCGAGATATGCTCTTCTCCCATTATTAGCTTTTATCTTTTTTATAAATTCTACATAGACAAGCAAGGACTCCGCAAACGTTACTATTGTAGAATTTATTTGTGCAACATTGTTTTCATT encodes:
- a CDS encoding SUKH-4 family immunity protein — protein: MLSNFFFLYTTHFLTFESSTNGGGIRLSEQNNSLGKMCDRFIYMGYTGNGYPVYINESTSEVVYIDYDNENNVAQINSTIVTFAESLLVYVEFIKKIKANNGRRAYLEKNASKELLDWVSKSLLQIDAISLTQGGFWEEELSSFSE